A window of Numenius arquata chromosome 10, bNumArq3.hap1.1, whole genome shotgun sequence genomic DNA:
TAGCACTCAGCCAGTGAGGATATTAAAAAGGAGGGGAGATAAGCCACCAAGAGCTTCATTTCCTCTTCAGCTCCTTTCTAATTTATTCTCTTGTTTATTTAAATGCTCTGCTTTGGGAAACTGAGGCTCCATTTCACAAAGGATTTAAAGGAATTGCATGGGCAGCCAGAGCTGTCAGACAAGACCAAGCTGGCCGCAAACCCTCTGGAGCGCGACGCAGAATTTAGGTAACTTTATAAAAAAAGTCTTGTATTCAAGCTCTCCTGCTTCGGTCCTTTTTTTTGGACTCTCTGCCAAAAGGCCAGGTTGCTGTCTGTTCGGGAACGGTGCAAAATAGATATCTGCTGTGTGTGAGACAGCTCTGGGGAGGAAGAGGTTGCTGCATTGGACTGTGTGGTGCTTGTGCTGCCTCGATACGCAGTGTTAACAAAGATGGGCCATCTCTGACCTTCCTCCCTGCTCCGGAGGGTTTGGCATGCTGGAGAGGAAGGCCATCGCCTGATGGTTCAGGGCCCAGGCAGAGAGGTCATGGTGAAATTATACGCACAGCACACAGCACTTGTCACTTGGCTTCCTCCCACCCACCTCCCATTCCAATTCATCACTATTACCGTGACGAATGCCCCGAAAAGAAATCCCCGTGATGTACCCTTGGATCTTTTTGGTGTGTCTGCGTGACCCTCTTCAACCTagcctgcctcctcctctccttctgctCATGGGGCTTTTTGGCCTGTCTCTCTatcaagaatcacagaatcacatggggttggaagagacctctggagatcatctagtccaacccccttgatctccagaggtcccttccaaccccacgtgattctgtaATCAGCTCCCCCAGTTAGATCTTTCTGTTGCTGGTTCATGGAAGCCACTGCAGCAGGCAGGCAAGGCAGTGATCGGGGGCTTCATAGCATCCCCTCTGGGAGAAGGCCAACAGAAGGGCTTTTTATTCTCCTGTCAGTCCCACAGTGTACCCAGCAAAGGGGAAAGTGCTGAAAATATTACGTCTTTAAAGTTCAGTCCATCTCAGAACACAGAAGTTTCCATCACAGCTGTGCTGGAGGATTAAAATGGGATCTCcatgcccagcccagctccagcccagcaaaGATTTGAATTTGTGCATTGGTCCCCTGCTCACTCATTAGTCGAGAGAGCTGGGTCAAGAGGACAGAACAGACCTGGACAGGAATGAGCTACCCCTTAGACAAGTTCTTTCCAAACTTCAGCGCCCCAACAGCAGTCCAGCTGTTCCCAGGAACAGGAATAACCTGACcttgaaaaagaaactgttctGATCCCCCTCCCATGTATCAGAGGACGATGACTATCTTCATAATCTTCATTTTAAGACCAGAATCAAGTCCATCCTCTAATCTAGGGTTTTTTGAAACATCAGATCTCCATGAGTCATTAGTCATCCTTACCCAGACCCAATATATATGAATTACTTCAGGATTTCACTGCTATGAAAAGAGCTCTTAAAAATCAATTACCAAGATCTCTTGCTTACAACAGTTTCAGGGAAGGTTTTCTAAATCACTCAGATGTGTTCTAGTTTGTCACAGACCGTAAGACTTGAACCCTGGCTGAGGTATTTGGACAGGCCTAGCTCTAAGATTCAGTTTAGTTGTTTCTTACCTCACTCAGTCTACAGCATTCATCCATGTATTCATCCAGACTGTCACTGGTGGGGTACTTCTTCAGCTGATGAAGGTCTTGCATGCTTCCAAAGTTCTCTGGGAAATTGTCAGCAATTGTCTTTGTCTCTTCtatgggagctggggtgggaagggtgcTCTCACTGGGAAGATCTGTCTCTGGGGTAGGTTCCTTTTCCAGAGATTGCCTTTCGCTTTGGTCAAAATGTTCACCAGGACTTTCTTCCTGAGGGACACTGAAGTCTTCAAGAGAAGCTGTAGGACCCTGCACAGCATCTGCCTCCTGGCTGTAGTACTCGGCTTGCTTTTCACTCTCTGGATCTTGGTGGCTGACTTTCCTGGCATGCTCTTCACATGTTCTCATTATCAGGTGGTCGATTTCTGGAGAAGAAGAGGTGCTAAGCACACCTGAGTCACAAAACGAGTCTCTGCTGTGAAGTACAAAGCTCTTCTCTGAGCCCGTCGGTGTTGATGGAGAATTAGCCCCACTGGGCAACTCAACCCCTGAGTCCTCGGATTCAAATTTGGCGAATCTGTGAAGCCGGCACTTGGACTCGAAGGCGCTGAGGTCAGGCAGTGTGGCTACATAGTCCATGCTTGCCGGGCCATCTGGGTAGTCCGGATCTGCTGCTGCATTCGGATTTGCCTGGCAGTCCGGCGGGAGGCTGGCGCCGGGGAGATGGGACTCTTGGGTGCAGGCTGTGTCAGCCGGAGCCTCTGGGATTAACCCTGGGTTTTGAATTCCTTCATCGCTCAGTATCTTCATGTGTGTGAGCACGACTTTGTCCTCCGCAGGTGGGCTCTTCTTACCTGCTTAAAAGAGAACAAGCAGATGGTCGCAAGAGGCTACAAAACTCAGCGTATAGTTCATCCCCCAAGGGATGTGAAATGTAAAACTGTCTATAGGAAGGTGGTAGAGGGGGGCAGCCctaatttgtttttcttgagcTTTATGAAGCTTTCTTGTAGGCTTTGCTACAACAGAAGCGTTGTGTTTCACAGCCCCAGAGTCCCtcataaaaacacacacagttcTGATTTGGTAGATAGGTAGAAAACAACCCTCATAGCCAGATAACTTTTTAGTGATTACCTGCATACAGACACAGAGAAGTACATGGTCTTTCAGTGTGATAGACATTAATAAGGCTAAAATAATTCCTCTGATTAAATGTATTCtgaaccagcagaaaaaaaaaaggggaaaacgaAATCTTTCTTTCTACAGGCTTAAGTGAATTTTGGGTGGCAACAAGCGATTTGCAAACTGTTTGGTATTCTCTACAGCGT
This region includes:
- the LOC141469241 gene encoding uncharacterized protein isoform X1 — encoded protein: MFSWHRSFTLGAPWKRGKKSPPAEDKVVLTHMKILSDEGIQNPGLIPEAPADTACTQESHLPGASLPPDCQANPNAAADPDYPDGPASMDYVATLPDLSAFESKCRLHRFAKFESEDSGVELPSGANSPSTPTGSEKSFVLHSRDSFCDSGVLSTSSSPEIDHLIMRTCEEHARKVSHQDPESEKQAEYYSQEADAVQGPTASLEDFSVPQEESPGEHFDQSERQSLEKEPTPETDLPSESTLPTPAPIEETKTIADNFPENFGSMQDLHQLKKYPTSDSLDEYMDECCRLSEVNQGNSKVLGSGLGYLEHICQLIEKIGQLQEHNLRLQKQVCSLQKEQKMRQIKEEYLLQHCSCGAASVFLNSYQDMKTLFAGRSRPHSLLVQTGNASDLSIIPEIGANTEKLSSCNGSERHPESGSSQPMAGLRKLSNNRNNKENEFREAGSMAEGQAFLSKDPIVRKGVDVSKNISGESHAWGRMKDLMRKTRLRNQNKLGLSSAALKRSCPQLYRPDIMSSELRKTERNSMIVLGQNTKNENIWPF
- the LOC141469241 gene encoding uncharacterized protein isoform X2 → MLRSLLSGCLCPHAGKKSPPAEDKVVLTHMKILSDEGIQNPGLIPEAPADTACTQESHLPGASLPPDCQANPNAAADPDYPDGPASMDYVATLPDLSAFESKCRLHRFAKFESEDSGVELPSGANSPSTPTGSEKSFVLHSRDSFCDSGVLSTSSSPEIDHLIMRTCEEHARKVSHQDPESEKQAEYYSQEADAVQGPTASLEDFSVPQEESPGEHFDQSERQSLEKEPTPETDLPSESTLPTPAPIEETKTIADNFPENFGSMQDLHQLKKYPTSDSLDEYMDECCRLSEVNQGNSKVLGSGLGYLEHICQLIEKIGQLQEHNLRLQKQVCSLQKEQKMRQIKEEYLLQHCSCGAASVFLNSYQDMKTLFAGRSRPHSLLVQTGNASDLSIIPEIGANTEKLSSCNGSERHPESGSSQPMAGLRKLSNNRNNKENEFREAGSMAEGQAFLSKDPIVRKGVDVSKNISGESHAWGRMKDLMRKTRLRNQNKLGLSSAALKRSCPQLYRPDIMSSELRKTERNSMIVLGQNTKNENIWPF